A DNA window from Primulina tabacum isolate GXHZ01 chromosome 12, ASM2559414v2, whole genome shotgun sequence contains the following coding sequences:
- the LOC142520601 gene encoding uncharacterized protein LOC142520601, whose protein sequence is MAAAASTTATLIPFSSSILMPRERSNSPSSLSFSVPGGAIMSGHKNFLLVSVFSGTRLDKKMSSRRYRRAVIVAAADYYSTLGVPKSASSKDIKAAYRKLARQYHPDVNKEPGATEKFKEISSAYEVLSDDKKRAMYDQYGEAGMKGAMGGAGGYTATNPFDLFEAFFGSSMGGFPGMDGTGFGATRRSTVSKGEDLRYDITLEFSAAIFGAEKEFELSHLETCEICAGTGAKVGSKMRICSTCGGRGQVMRTEQTPFGMFSQVSVCPNCGGNGEMISESCRKCSGAGRIRVKKDIKVKIPPGVSKGSILRVAGEGDAGPKGGPPGDLFVYLDIEEIPEIQRDGINLYSSVSINYLDAILGTVIKVKTVEGMTELQIPQGSQPGDVLVLARKGAPKLNRPSIRGDHFFTVKVSIPKRISAKERELLEELSSLANPSTVRSKTPTKVQQPVESTTSETIPVEEKTDESVDQKDLWKKLTDLAGSVIDGAFKWFKDNI, encoded by the exons ATGGCCGCCGCCGCGTCCACTACCGCTACATTAATacccttttcttcttcaatcttAATGCCTCGTGAACGGAGCAATTCGCCGTCTTCCTTGTCCTTTTCCGTGCCCGGTGGGGCAATCATGTCGGGACACAAGAATTTTCTGCTAGTTTCTGTGTTCTCTGGCACTCGATTGGATAAAAAAATGTCTTCTAGGAGGTACAGAAGAGCGGTGATTGTAGCGGCAGCTGATTATTACTCTACTCTCGGGGTCCCGAAATCTGCTAGTAGCAAGGACATTAAGGCTGCTTACAGAAAGTTGGCCAGGCAG TACCATCCTGATGTCAACAAAGAACCTGGGGCGActgaaaaattcaaagaaatcAGTTCTGCATATGAG GTACTATCAGATGACAAAAAGCGAGCTATGTATGATCAGTATGGTGAAGCTGGAATGAAAGGTGCCATGGGTGGAGCTGGTGGTTACACG GCAACAAATCCTTTTGACCTATTTGAGGCATTTTTTGGGTCCAGTATGGGTGGGTTCCCTGGCATGGATGGAACTGGATTTGGAGCAACACGTCGTAGTACTGTTTCCAAAGGTGAAGATCTACG TTATGATATTACTTTGGAATTTTCTGCGGCTATATTTGGGGCAGAAAAGGAATTTGAGTTATCCCATCTTGAAACATGTGAAATTTGTGCTGGTACTGGAGCAAAAGTAGGCTCCAAAATGAGGATATGTTCTACATGTGGAGGCAGAGGTCAAGTTATGAGAACAGAGCAAACACCTTTTGGCATGTTTTCGCAG GTTTCTGTATGCCCAAATTGTGGTGGGAATGGTGAAATGATATCTGAATCATGTCGTAAATGCTCTGGTGCTGGTAGGATACGCGTTAAAAAAGATATCAAAGTCAAAATTCCTCCTGGAGTGAGCAAAGGTAGTATACTTCGAGTTGCCGGAGAGGGTGATGCAGGACCAAAGGG GGGTCCACCTGGAGATCTTTTTGTCTATCTTGACATTGAAGAAATACCTGAGATTCAAAGAGATGGCATAAATCTTTATTCATCAGTTTCAATTAACTATCTGGATGCCATTTTGGGAACTGTTATTAAG GTTAAAACTGTTGAAGGAATGACCGAACTGCAGATTCCTCAAGGTAGTCAACCTGGAGATGTTCTTGTCCTGGCAAGGAAAGGTGCACCTAAATTAAATAGACCATCTATACGTGGTGACCATTTTTTCACTGTCAAAGTTAGCATACCAAAGCGTATAAG TGCAAAGGAACGTGAACTACTTGAGGAGCTTTCTTCTCTTGCCAATCCCTCAACCGTTCGATCAAAGACACCCACGAAGGTTCAACAACCTG TTGAAAGCACGACAAGTGAAACAATTCCAGTTGAGGAAAAAACGGATGAATCAGTGGATCAAAAGGATTTGTGGAAGAAGCTGACAGATCTAGCTGG ATCGGTTATAGATGGAGCTTTCAAATGGTTCAAAGATAACATCTGA
- the LOC142520801 gene encoding adenine phosphoribosyltransferase 5-like isoform X4 — MFAAENGLRGDPRLKAISDAIRVVPNFPKPGIMFQDITTLVSNHKAFKDVVDIFVDRYRDMGISVVAGVEARGFIFAPAIALAIGAKFIPLRKPGKLPGEVITEAYELEYGNDCLEMHLGAVQRGDRVLVIDDLVATGGTLSAAIRLLERVGAEVVECACVIGLPEAKGRRRLDGKPLYILVEPRQ; from the exons ATGTTCGCCGCAGAGAATGGTTTAAGGGGTGACCCAAGATTGAAGGCCATTTCTGATGCCATTAGAGTCGTACCCAACTTCCCAAAACCAG GGATTATGTTTCAAGACATCACGACGCTTGTGTCTAACCACAAGGCCTTCAAGGATGTTGTTGACATATTTGTTGACAGATACAGAGACATGGGAATCTCCGTTGTTGCTG GAGTCGAAGCCAGAGGATTCATTTTTGCTCCTGCAATTGCGTTGGCAATCGGCGCCAAGTTCATTCCCCTGCGTAAACCAGGGAAGCTACCAG GTGAAGTCATTACGGAAGCGTACGAGCTCGAGTATGGCAATGATTGTTTGGAAATGCATTTGGGTGCTGTTCAACGAGGCGACCGTGTGTTGGTAATCGACGATTTGGTGGCCACAGGCGGGACTCTATCGGCGGCCATAAGGCTATTAG AACGTGTTGGGGCCGAGGTAGTCGAGTGTGCATGTGTTATCGGACTACCCGAGGCCAag GGGCGGCGCAGATTGGATGGAAAACCACTCTACATCTTGGTAGAGCCTCGTCAATAG
- the LOC142520801 gene encoding adenine phosphoribosyltransferase 5-like isoform X1 yields MFAAENGLRGDPRLKAISDAIRVVPNFPKPGIMFQDITTLVSNHKAFKDVVDIFVDRYRDMGISVVAGVEARGFIFAPAIALAIGAKFIPLRKPGKLPGEVITEAYELEYGNDCLEMHLGAVQRGDRVLVIDDLVATGGTLSAAIRLLERVGAEVVECACVIGLPEAKVIKKNGRRRLDGKPLYILVEPRQ; encoded by the exons ATGTTCGCCGCAGAGAATGGTTTAAGGGGTGACCCAAGATTGAAGGCCATTTCTGATGCCATTAGAGTCGTACCCAACTTCCCAAAACCAG GGATTATGTTTCAAGACATCACGACGCTTGTGTCTAACCACAAGGCCTTCAAGGATGTTGTTGACATATTTGTTGACAGATACAGAGACATGGGAATCTCCGTTGTTGCTG GAGTCGAAGCCAGAGGATTCATTTTTGCTCCTGCAATTGCGTTGGCAATCGGCGCCAAGTTCATTCCCCTGCGTAAACCAGGGAAGCTACCAG GTGAAGTCATTACGGAAGCGTACGAGCTCGAGTATGGCAATGATTGTTTGGAAATGCATTTGGGTGCTGTTCAACGAGGCGACCGTGTGTTGGTAATCGACGATTTGGTGGCCACAGGCGGGACTCTATCGGCGGCCATAAGGCTATTAG AACGTGTTGGGGCCGAGGTAGTCGAGTGTGCATGTGTTATCGGACTACCCGAGGCCAaggtgattaaaaaaaat GGGCGGCGCAGATTGGATGGAAAACCACTCTACATCTTGGTAGAGCCTCGTCAATAG
- the LOC142520801 gene encoding adenine phosphoribosyltransferase 5-like isoform X3: MFAAENGLRGDPRLKAISDAIRVVPNFPKPGIMFQDITTLVSNHKAFKDVVDIFVDRYRDMGISVVAGVEARGFIFAPAIALAIGAKFIPLRKPGKLPGEVITEAYELEYGNDCLEMHLGAVQRGDRVLVIDDLVATGGTLSAAIRLLERVGAEVVECACVIGLPEAKIVIYVKQANIFCPCFIGLV, from the exons ATGTTCGCCGCAGAGAATGGTTTAAGGGGTGACCCAAGATTGAAGGCCATTTCTGATGCCATTAGAGTCGTACCCAACTTCCCAAAACCAG GGATTATGTTTCAAGACATCACGACGCTTGTGTCTAACCACAAGGCCTTCAAGGATGTTGTTGACATATTTGTTGACAGATACAGAGACATGGGAATCTCCGTTGTTGCTG GAGTCGAAGCCAGAGGATTCATTTTTGCTCCTGCAATTGCGTTGGCAATCGGCGCCAAGTTCATTCCCCTGCGTAAACCAGGGAAGCTACCAG GTGAAGTCATTACGGAAGCGTACGAGCTCGAGTATGGCAATGATTGTTTGGAAATGCATTTGGGTGCTGTTCAACGAGGCGACCGTGTGTTGGTAATCGACGATTTGGTGGCCACAGGCGGGACTCTATCGGCGGCCATAAGGCTATTAG AACGTGTTGGGGCCGAGGTAGTCGAGTGTGCATGTGTTATCGGACTACCCGAGGCCAag ATTGTTATATATGTGAAACAAGCCAACATTTTTTGCCCATGTTTTATTGGTTTAGTTTGA
- the LOC142520801 gene encoding adenine phosphoribosyltransferase 5-like isoform X2 produces MFAAENGLRGDPRLKAISDAIRVVPNFPKPGIMFQDITTLVSNHKAFKDVVDIFVDRYRDMGISVVAGVEARGFIFAPAIALAIGAKFIPLRKPGKLPGEVITEAYELEYGNDCLEMHLGAVQRGDRVLVIDDLVATGGTLSAAIRLLERVGAEVVECACVIGLPEAKVIKKNVLPVNSSHCAVDYL; encoded by the exons ATGTTCGCCGCAGAGAATGGTTTAAGGGGTGACCCAAGATTGAAGGCCATTTCTGATGCCATTAGAGTCGTACCCAACTTCCCAAAACCAG GGATTATGTTTCAAGACATCACGACGCTTGTGTCTAACCACAAGGCCTTCAAGGATGTTGTTGACATATTTGTTGACAGATACAGAGACATGGGAATCTCCGTTGTTGCTG GAGTCGAAGCCAGAGGATTCATTTTTGCTCCTGCAATTGCGTTGGCAATCGGCGCCAAGTTCATTCCCCTGCGTAAACCAGGGAAGCTACCAG GTGAAGTCATTACGGAAGCGTACGAGCTCGAGTATGGCAATGATTGTTTGGAAATGCATTTGGGTGCTGTTCAACGAGGCGACCGTGTGTTGGTAATCGACGATTTGGTGGCCACAGGCGGGACTCTATCGGCGGCCATAAGGCTATTAG AACGTGTTGGGGCCGAGGTAGTCGAGTGTGCATGTGTTATCGGACTACCCGAGGCCAaggtgattaaaaaaaatgtattgcCTGTGAATTCTTCTCATTGTGCAGTTGATTATCTGTAA